From one Enterobacter kobei genomic stretch:
- a CDS encoding ADP-ribosylglycohydrolase family protein, with amino-acid sequence MTLPADYYQRLYAGVLGKLIGVYLGRPFEGWRYQEIVDRLGHVDYYVHDKFDRPLVVADDDVAGTFTFIRALEDYGLADTLTAEHIGQCWLNYIIDKRTILWWGGNGNSTEQTAWLNLKKGIPAPLSGAASTNGKIIAEQIGSQIFIDGWALVAPGQPALAASLAQKAASVSHDGEAVWAAMLWAAMEAQAFVCDDIQQLLEVGLSFIPEECEIAHMLADVRRWQREDGDWHLTREKIDAQYGYDSYPGNCPMVPNHALMIMAMLYAPDNFQQAQCIINTSGRDTDCNAGNVGCLSGIMTGLAGIDAGPDWRGPLADRLLISSADGGFSINNAVRITDYLYDLAHQLAGLPRPAPRKDGAPFHFSLPGSVQGFRSLSPSVRVSNAAYQGRNMLCLDYPALPPDAPACVTTLTFSPPEVADMLSYASYDLMATPLVYPGQQLQATLFAPPDNRQIVTVRLCYRVYDENSELHCYYGDAQPLPPGGGITLTMTLPDCHGQPIAEVGVALAAFSAGRVLMDTLRWDGTPHLTLRKPAGKSDFWWRAWVNGADLLSRHYPDRFRISSERDEGLLIHGTREWRDYRIQCDLTLHLGDYGGLAFRFQGMRRYYAARLTADEKLQLIRVRDDTLTVLAEAPLANVVEREIAFDIRLQGTLIEATVDNLRLRVIDDDAGALADGGCGLLVCAGAISSAAMHISPVH; translated from the coding sequence ATGACTTTACCGGCAGACTATTATCAGCGCCTGTACGCAGGCGTGCTGGGGAAATTAATCGGCGTCTATCTGGGACGCCCGTTTGAAGGCTGGCGCTATCAGGAGATCGTCGACCGGCTCGGCCACGTCGATTACTACGTGCATGATAAATTCGACCGCCCGCTGGTAGTGGCGGATGACGACGTGGCCGGTACCTTTACCTTTATCCGCGCGCTGGAGGATTATGGTCTCGCGGATACCCTCACTGCGGAACATATTGGCCAGTGCTGGCTGAACTACATTATCGATAAGCGCACCATTTTATGGTGGGGCGGCAACGGGAATTCAACCGAGCAGACGGCCTGGCTTAACCTCAAAAAAGGCATTCCCGCCCCGTTAAGCGGAGCGGCATCTACCAATGGCAAAATCATCGCCGAACAAATTGGCTCCCAGATATTTATTGATGGCTGGGCGCTGGTCGCGCCGGGCCAGCCTGCTCTTGCGGCATCCTTAGCGCAAAAAGCCGCCAGCGTCAGTCATGATGGCGAAGCGGTATGGGCGGCGATGCTGTGGGCGGCGATGGAAGCGCAGGCCTTTGTTTGTGACGATATTCAGCAGTTGCTGGAGGTGGGGCTGTCGTTTATCCCTGAGGAGTGCGAAATAGCCCATATGCTCGCCGACGTTCGCCGCTGGCAGCGGGAGGACGGCGACTGGCATCTTACGCGGGAGAAGATCGATGCGCAGTACGGCTATGACAGCTACCCAGGCAACTGCCCGATGGTGCCCAATCACGCCCTAATGATCATGGCGATGCTTTATGCGCCCGATAATTTTCAGCAGGCGCAGTGCATTATCAATACCTCGGGCCGGGATACCGACTGCAACGCCGGTAATGTCGGCTGTCTGTCGGGGATCATGACCGGGCTGGCCGGCATTGACGCGGGGCCGGACTGGCGCGGGCCACTGGCGGATCGTCTGCTCATCTCCTCGGCGGACGGCGGTTTTTCCATTAATAACGCCGTGCGCATTACAGACTATCTGTACGATCTGGCCCACCAGCTCGCCGGACTGCCGCGCCCTGCGCCCCGTAAAGATGGCGCCCCGTTTCACTTCTCGCTGCCGGGCAGCGTACAGGGTTTCCGCTCCCTGTCGCCGTCGGTGCGGGTCAGCAATGCGGCGTATCAGGGGCGAAATATGCTGTGTCTGGACTACCCCGCCCTGCCACCGGATGCGCCTGCCTGCGTGACTACCCTCACCTTTTCGCCGCCGGAAGTGGCCGATATGCTGAGCTACGCCAGTTACGATCTGATGGCGACGCCGCTGGTTTATCCCGGTCAACAATTACAGGCCACGCTGTTTGCCCCGCCGGATAACCGGCAGATCGTCACGGTGCGACTTTGCTACCGGGTCTACGATGAAAACAGTGAACTGCACTGTTATTACGGCGATGCGCAGCCGTTGCCGCCGGGAGGCGGGATCACGCTGACCATGACGTTGCCGGACTGCCACGGTCAGCCCATTGCCGAAGTGGGCGTGGCGCTGGCGGCCTTCTCTGCCGGACGCGTGCTGATGGATACCCTGCGCTGGGACGGCACGCCGCATCTGACGCTGCGCAAACCCGCCGGCAAAAGCGATTTCTGGTGGCGCGCCTGGGTAAACGGCGCGGATTTACTCTCGCGGCACTATCCCGATCGTTTCCGCATCTCCAGTGAACGGGATGAAGGGCTTTTGATCCACGGCACACGCGAGTGGCGCGACTACCGCATCCAGTGCGATCTCACCCTGCATCTGGGCGACTACGGCGGCCTGGCATTTCGCTTTCAGGGGATGCGCCGTTATTACGCCGCGCGCCTCACCGCGGATGAAAAGCTCCAGCTGATAAGGGTGCGTGACGATACGCTAACGGTGCTGGCCGAAGCGCCGCTGGCGAACGTTGTCGAGCGCGAGATCGCTTTTGATATTCGCCTGCAGGGCACGCTGATTGAGGCAACGGTGGATAACCTCCGGCTTCGCGTGATCGATGACGACGCCGGGGCGTTGGCCGATGGCGGCTGCGGCCTGTTGGTGTGTGCCGGTGCCATCTCCAGCGCGGCGATGCATATCTCTCCAGTCCATTAA
- a CDS encoding LacI family DNA-binding transcriptional regulator, translating into MSPTIYDIARVAGVSKSTVSRVLNKKTNISPQARDKVLKAMSELNYHPNKAARALTSSGFDAIMVIYTRPTKTTAGNPYFSEALHAITAKAEEEGFDVILQTSLSPADELQKCESKIMQKMIKGIIMLSSPANELFLAQLDKHGIPVVVIGKVEGQYANVYSVDTDNYQDSVAITNALIKDGHKNIACLHAPLSYHVSVDRVNGYKASLQASQLPLREEWIIDGGYMQESALDAARALLSLPTLPDAVFATDSLKLMSVYRAAAEKNIRIPQQLTVVGYLNETLSFILNPPPGGIDVPSQELGAQSFDLIFKLISGKKCPRNVIVETTII; encoded by the coding sequence ATGTCCCCTACCATCTATGATATTGCGCGCGTGGCAGGCGTGTCTAAATCTACCGTATCGCGGGTGCTGAATAAGAAAACCAATATTTCGCCGCAGGCGCGGGATAAGGTACTGAAGGCCATGAGCGAGCTAAATTATCATCCTAATAAAGCCGCCCGCGCACTCACCTCTTCCGGCTTTGACGCCATTATGGTTATTTATACCCGCCCGACAAAAACCACTGCCGGTAATCCTTATTTCTCGGAAGCCTTACATGCCATTACCGCAAAAGCAGAAGAGGAAGGGTTTGATGTTATATTGCAGACATCATTAAGCCCAGCCGATGAACTGCAAAAATGCGAAAGCAAAATCATGCAGAAGATGATCAAGGGCATTATTATGCTCAGCTCCCCGGCGAATGAATTATTTCTGGCTCAGCTCGACAAGCATGGTATTCCGGTGGTGGTGATCGGCAAAGTCGAAGGCCAGTATGCGAATGTGTACTCGGTGGACACCGATAATTATCAGGATAGCGTGGCCATTACCAACGCGTTAATCAAAGACGGCCATAAAAATATCGCCTGTCTGCATGCCCCGCTGAGCTATCACGTGTCTGTCGATCGGGTGAACGGCTACAAAGCCAGTTTGCAGGCCAGCCAGTTGCCGCTGCGTGAGGAATGGATCATTGATGGTGGCTATATGCAGGAGAGCGCTCTGGACGCCGCCCGCGCCCTGCTGAGCCTGCCGACGCTGCCCGACGCGGTATTTGCCACCGACAGCCTGAAGCTGATGAGCGTCTATCGCGCCGCGGCAGAAAAAAACATCCGCATCCCACAGCAGTTGACTGTGGTGGGCTACCTCAACGAAACGCTCTCTTTTATTCTCAACCCGCCGCCCGGCGGCATTGACGTACCATCCCAGGAGCTGGGCGCACAGAGCTTTGATCTGATCTTTAAGCTGATTTCCGGCAAAAAATGTCCGCGTAACGTGATCGTGGAAACGACGATTATCTGA